DNA sequence from the Actinomycetes bacterium genome:
CATTTGCTTGAAACTTGTAATCAACCGGTGGTGGAGACTGGATATTCTCCTCACCGGTTTTTACGCTAATTATGGTTACCCCGTATTTGTGCCTTAAGTTTAGCTCGATTAAATCTTTACCTATAATCATAGATGGAACTTTCATCTCAATTATGCTTATGTCCGGGCTTACCTCTAAAAAGTCAATGATATTGGAGCTGGTCAGGCTCCTGGCTACTCTTTCTCCCATATCTTTTTCAGGGTATACGATCTTGTCTGCCCCCACTTTGTAAAGCACTCTGCCCTGGGTTTTGGTACCGGCTTTGGCGATTATTTTTTTGGCTCCTTTTTCTTTGAGAAGCAGGGTTACCAGTATGGAGTTTTGTATATACTTTTCTCCAATACAAACAATGCAGGCTTCAAAATCGGGAACTCCAATAGAGCTTAAGATATCAACATCGGTAGCGTCACATTTCATGACATCCGATATCTCTTCAGATACCCTCTGTATGCGGTCTTCAGACTGGTCTATACCTACTACGCTATAGCCTCCCTGGGTAAGGGTACGGGCCACGCTGGCTCCAAATCTGCCTAATCCTATAACTAAAAATTGTTTTTTCATAAACTAACCGATGGTAACAGTTTCTTCGGGGTAAACAATCTTGTCCCGGGTGCCCCGTATAGCAATAGCAACCGATAAAGTGCTGATTCCAATTCTACCAATAAACATACACAGTATCAATATTATCTTACTGCCTACAGACAGAGAGAAAGTGATTCCGGTAGACAGCCCTACGGTGCCAAAAGCTGATATTACCTCAAAGATTGCTTCCACCAGAGTGCATTTTTCTAAAATGAGTATACCTATGGTAGAAAAGATTACCAGCACTATTACGGTAATGGTTATGGTCAGTGCCCTGCGTATAAGCTGATTGGGAATTCTTCTCTTAAAAAGGGTTACCTGCTCTCTTCCCCTCAGGGTAGACAGGCTGCCTGCGGTTACCACCGCGAAGGTGGTGGTTTTAATGCCGCCTCCTGTACTTCCGGGAGAAGCCCCTATAAACATCAGTATTATGATAAAGAACAGGGTAGCCGGATTTAGTTTGGCCATGCTTATGGTATTAAATCCTGCAGTCCTGGGGGTTACCGACTGGAAAATACTGGCCAGTATTTTGGTTAACATGTTCTGGCCTCCAATGGAATCAGGATTCCTGAATTCAA
Encoded proteins:
- a CDS encoding TrkA family potassium uptake protein, translating into MKKQFLVIGLGRFGASVARTLTQGGYSVVGIDQSEDRIQRVSEEISDVMKCDATDVDILSSIGVPDFEACIVCIGEKYIQNSILVTLLLKEKGAKKIIAKAGTKTQGRVLYKVGADKIVYPEKDMGERVARSLTSSNIIDFLEVSPDISIIEMKVPSMIIGKDLIELNLRHKYGVTIISVKTGEENIQSPPPVDYKFQANDEITVIGDNKKLKKLRFTED